The following coding sequences lie in one Xyrauchen texanus isolate HMW12.3.18 chromosome 25, RBS_HiC_50CHRs, whole genome shotgun sequence genomic window:
- the LOC127618966 gene encoding uncharacterized protein KIAA1755-like — MNPDSLEASIQSCLCVLYPPFEVTAPTVLSQLFQVIDGHYHGDALRCLTDFLIPARRLLESMQQMACAPYSEKVFSCSGWPLCLHDRIVVQLATLNPLLLRPGDFYLQVVPFGNQATHIMVQSLLDEGECELEEQPISEISCASIFTENWLRDLNAGRHGTPLTRCVLKTEQGVVKVPWEEVVNPEFVEKNQRIASSEPSNQGDSSCLSHQQGTTTTPSTFSVETRICSARDGIAVSLCLVESSSTSRHSEMDLTQP, encoded by the exons AATCCAGACTCCCTTGAGGCATCCATCCAGAGCTGTCTGTGTGTCCTCTACCCACCGTTTGAGGTCACTGCCCCGACTGTCCTCAGCCAGCTCTTCCAGGTCATTGATGGTCATTACCACGGAGACGCCCTCCGGTGTCTGACCGACTTCCTCATCCCTGCCAGACGTCTTCTGGAGAGCATGCAGCAGATGGCCTGT GCTCCGTACTCTGAGAAGGTGTTCAGCTGTTCCGGCTGGCCTTTGTGTTTACATGATCGTATTGTGGTCCAGCTTGCTACTCTTAACCCTCTGCTGCTCAGACCAGGAGATTTCTACCTGCAGGTTGTGCCTTTTGGGAACCAGGCCACCCATATCATGGTCCAGAGCCTTCTTGACGAGGGGGAATGTGAACTAGAGGAGCAACCAATATCGGAAATTTCCTGCGCCAGTATCTTCACCGAGAACTGGCTCAGGGACCTCAATGCAGGACGACATGGAACACCTCTCACACGTTGCGTCCTCAAAACTGAGCAGGGTGTAGTCAAGGTTCCCTGGGAAGAAGTGGTCAACCCTGAATTTGTAGAGAAGAATCAGCGTATAGCCTCTTCTGAACCTTCAAACCAAGGTGATTCGTCGTGTTTATCCCACCAACAGGGTACAACTACAACCCCTTCGACTTTCTCAGTTGAGACACGAATTTGTTCTGCAAGGGATGGTATAGCTGTGTCTTTATGTTTGGTAGAAAGCAGCAGTACTTCCAGACACAGTGAGATGGATCTAACCCAGCCT